In a genomic window of Anser cygnoides isolate HZ-2024a breed goose chromosome 28, Taihu_goose_T2T_genome, whole genome shotgun sequence:
- the LOC136787194 gene encoding olfactory receptor 14J1-like: MAYDRYVAICKPLHYRSLLGSRACAQMAAAAWSCGFLYTVLHTANTFSLPLCQGNAVDQFFCEIPHILKLSCSKSFLREVGLIVVSVSLVFLCFVFIVFSYVQIFRAVLRIPSEQGRHKTFSTCLPHLFVVSLFLSTGMFSYLKPPSISSPSLDLVVALVYSVFPAALNPLIYSMRNHELKDAVRVLFGYMLLHQ; the protein is encoded by the coding sequence atggcctatgaccgctacgttgccatctgcaagcccctgcactataggagcctcctgggcagcagagcttgtgcccagatggcagcagctgcctggagcTGTGGCTTTCTGTATACTgtcctgcacactgccaatacattttccctgcccctctgccaaggcaatgccgtggaccagttcttctgtgaaatcccccacattctcaagctctcctgctcaaagTCATTCCTCAGGGAGGTTGGGCTTATTGTAGttagtgtttctttagtctttctttgttttgttttcatcgttttctcctatgtgcagatcttcagggcagtgctaaggatcccctctgagcaaGGCCGGCACAAaaccttttccacgtgcctccctcacctgtttgtggtctccctgtttctcagcactggcatgttttcctacctgaagcccccctccatctcctccccgtCCCTGGATCTGGTGGTGGCACTTGTGTACTCAgtctttcctgcagctctgaaccccctcatctacagcatgaggaaccacGAGCTCAAGGACGCAGTGAGGGTACTCTTTGGatacatgcttcttcatcaGTAA